Proteins encoded by one window of Polaribacter haliotis:
- a CDS encoding AMP-binding protein, with the protein MQNKLHKSFQLNNNSFSNVDELIVYVQNSSKEIYPFLKEWFSNDGFITVQTSGSTGKPKSIQLQKEFVINSALATGNYFSLPENTTALLCLPIEYIAGKLMLIRAITLGWHLDVIQPVSNPLKDVSKEYGFSAMVPLQVENSMDNLHQIKKLIVGGGVVSNQLQNKLQTISTEVFATYGMTETITHIAVKKLNNFSNVFSEEKPFYEVLPNVTIYKDERNCLVIDAPKVSKEAIFTNDVIHLISDTQFEWLGRFDNVINSGGIKLHPEKIEKKLSEIIENRFFVSGIPDEKLGEKLVLIVEDIVSSSAVEKLIEVKNLKTLSKFEIPKEIYFVKKFVETKTKKIQRNRTLDLIF; encoded by the coding sequence GTGCAGAATAAACTCCATAAAAGCTTTCAATTAAATAACAATTCATTTTCTAATGTTGATGAATTAATAGTTTATGTACAAAATTCTTCTAAAGAAATATATCCATTTTTAAAAGAATGGTTTTCGAATGACGGTTTTATAACTGTACAAACTTCTGGCTCTACTGGAAAACCAAAATCGATTCAATTACAAAAAGAGTTCGTTATAAATTCAGCATTAGCAACTGGGAATTATTTTTCTTTACCAGAAAATACAACAGCTTTATTATGTCTCCCAATAGAATATATTGCAGGTAAATTAATGCTGATTAGAGCAATTACCTTGGGTTGGCATTTAGATGTTATTCAGCCAGTTTCTAATCCTTTAAAAGACGTTTCTAAAGAATATGGTTTCTCTGCAATGGTTCCTTTGCAAGTGGAAAATTCTATGGATAATTTACATCAAATTAAAAAACTAATTGTTGGTGGAGGAGTAGTTTCGAATCAACTTCAAAATAAATTACAAACCATTTCTACTGAGGTTTTTGCAACCTATGGAATGACAGAAACCATTACACATATAGCAGTTAAAAAACTTAACAACTTTTCTAATGTGTTTTCGGAAGAGAAGCCTTTTTATGAAGTATTACCAAACGTAACCATTTACAAAGACGAAAGAAATTGCTTAGTTATTGATGCTCCAAAAGTTTCGAAAGAAGCGATTTTTACAAATGATGTTATTCATTTAATTTCAGACACTCAATTCGAGTGGTTAGGACGTTTTGATAATGTAATTAATTCTGGCGGCATAAAATTACATCCAGAAAAAATAGAGAAGAAGCTTTCTGAAATTATCGAAAATAGATTTTTTGTATCTGGAATTCCTGATGAAAAATTAGGAGAAAAATTGGTTTTAATTGTTGAAGACATTGTCTCTTCGAGTGCAGTTGAGAAGTTAATAGAAGTCAAAAATTTAAAAACACTTTCTAAGTTCGAAATTCCTAAAGAAATTTATTTTGTAAAAAAGTTTGTGGAAACTAAGACAAAAAAAATCCAACGTAATAGAACATTGGATTTGATATTTTAG
- a CDS encoding helix-turn-helix transcriptional regulator, which yields MKSGSDWHYYDQGSLNDDWMLSNDFSNWNSGPAPIGYGDTKLKTTISFGNSKEKKDIVKYFKKRIQINNENFVAYEFKILRDDGIVLYIDGKEILRNNMPDITISSNTLAKEIIDRDNEKKYLSFIFESNIFKKNEAILSVSIHQVRPKSSDCLFDLELIGHKNPNILKTVVDNKSKKNLELLNKIDHLNEKFEYEKVVLRNESLHNHIYSLKIVIFLLAILLIIGFIVSYYLLLRCKNKGKEIQKNNEILKNNILEKEKEMVTSTTNLLYNKQYFKEIKADLKSIKTEDNNEIKSILKHIDYILDRDKDWEILKKHFNAVNDGFYDKIIKVHPNLSETELRHCIFIKLHMHTKEIAKILLIDPRSVQTARYRIKKKMNLGEDEDLRDYLLNFE from the coding sequence ATGAAAAGTGGATCAGATTGGCATTATTACGACCAAGGTTCTTTAAATGATGATTGGATGTTGTCTAATGATTTTTCAAATTGGAATTCTGGACCAGCTCCAATTGGTTATGGAGACACTAAACTTAAAACTACAATAAGCTTTGGAAATAGCAAAGAAAAAAAAGATATCGTAAAATATTTTAAGAAGAGAATTCAAATAAATAATGAAAATTTTGTTGCTTATGAATTTAAAATTTTAAGAGACGATGGTATAGTTCTTTATATCGATGGAAAAGAAATTCTAAGGAACAATATGCCAGATATTACAATATCAAGTAATACTTTAGCAAAAGAGATTATAGATAGAGATAATGAAAAAAAATATCTATCCTTTATTTTTGAAAGTAATATTTTTAAAAAAAATGAAGCAATTTTAAGTGTATCTATCCATCAAGTAAGACCTAAATCTAGTGACTGTCTATTTGATTTAGAATTAATAGGACATAAAAATCCAAATATATTAAAAACTGTTGTTGATAATAAAAGTAAAAAAAATTTAGAGCTACTAAATAAAATAGACCATTTGAATGAAAAGTTTGAATATGAAAAAGTAGTACTACGTAACGAATCTTTACACAACCATATATACAGTTTAAAAATAGTAATTTTCCTATTAGCTATTCTGCTAATAATTGGGTTTATCGTTAGCTACTACCTATTATTGAGATGTAAAAACAAAGGTAAAGAAATACAAAAAAATAATGAAATATTAAAAAACAACATCCTCGAAAAGGAAAAAGAAATGGTAACTTCTACTACGAATTTACTTTATAATAAACAATATTTTAAAGAAATAAAAGCAGATTTAAAAAGCATAAAGACCGAAGATAATAACGAAATAAAAAGTATTCTAAAACATATTGATTATATTTTAGATAGAGATAAAGATTGGGAAATTCTCAAAAAACATTTTAATGCAGTAAATGATGGTTTTTATGACAAAATAATTAAAGTACATCCAAATCTTTCTGAAACAGAATTAAGACATTGTATTTTTATAAAATTGCACATGCACACCAAAGAAATTGCAAAAATTCTTTTAATAGACCCAAGATCTGTGCAAACTGCAAGATATCGAATTAAGAAAAAAATGAATTTAGGAGAAGATGAAGATTTACGTGATTATTTATTGAATTTTGAGTAA
- a CDS encoding YebC/PmpR family DNA-binding transcriptional regulator has product MGRAFEFRKARKMKRWSAMAKTFTRIGKDIVMAVKEGGPNPETNSRLRAVIQNAKAANMPKDNVERAIKKATDKDTANYKEVLFEGYAPHGIAILLETATDNNNRTVANVRAAFNKCDGNLGTSGSVVFMFDHTCNFTLKKEDITMDMEELELELIDFEVEEVFDDEEGVIIYAPFEQFGALQSYFEENNIEILSSGFERIPTTTTAVSEEQQADVEKLLEKLEEDDDVQNVYHSMENS; this is encoded by the coding sequence ATGGGTAGAGCATTTGAGTTTCGAAAAGCAAGAAAAATGAAACGTTGGTCTGCAATGGCAAAAACATTTACCAGAATTGGTAAAGACATTGTTATGGCAGTAAAAGAAGGAGGACCTAACCCTGAAACAAACTCACGTTTAAGAGCAGTAATACAAAATGCAAAGGCTGCAAACATGCCTAAAGATAATGTAGAGCGTGCTATAAAAAAAGCAACCGATAAAGACACTGCAAATTATAAAGAAGTACTTTTCGAAGGATATGCACCACATGGAATTGCAATTCTTTTAGAAACTGCAACAGATAATAACAATAGAACTGTTGCCAATGTTAGAGCAGCTTTTAATAAATGCGATGGAAATTTAGGAACTTCTGGTTCTGTTGTATTTATGTTCGACCATACTTGTAATTTTACTTTGAAAAAAGAGGATATTACTATGGATATGGAAGAACTAGAATTAGAGTTAATAGATTTTGAAGTTGAAGAAGTTTTCGACGATGAAGAAGGTGTTATTATTTACGCTCCTTTTGAGCAGTTTGGTGCATTACAATCTTATTTTGAAGAAAATAATATAGAAATTCTATCTTCTGGTTTTGAAAGAATTCCAACAACTACAACAGCTGTTTCCGAAGAACAACAGGCAGATGTAGAAAAACTTTTAGAAAAACTAGAAGAAGACGATGATGTACAAAACGTGTATCATAGTATGGAAAATTCATAA
- a CDS encoding T9SS type A sorting domain-containing protein gives MKKITFLLFTLLTFSIFGQDKLTSKINQSYDGVNWVNNSRSTYKYNSNNNLTEDAYYNWNSINASWDLSGIDTYTYNSQNKLVTDTYENIDSSTGNPVDGYKTIYTYNSNNQIIESIDQERKNNNWVNEFRSTFTYTNNKITGLLSEEWNGSSWVLVTEAAQQDASSRIVINYGSNNLVSEFIYEEWNGSSWDLDSRDTYTYNAINKQTQNISQDWNGTSYVNNYKSEYTYDGNGNLILEKDFDFDNGTFTSNYEESYTFDTSQLMSTIINPFKDRTGFAALTGEDTRFVNKILTSSTGANDRTTYYYNGETASVEDFVTLNFKAYPNPTSGVFTIDTANFEVEKIDIFNVSGKKVFSTNQKQVDITSLSKGVYLLKLETTAGKFVSKRIIKN, from the coding sequence ATGAAAAAAATTACTTTTTTACTTTTTACATTATTAACTTTTTCAATCTTTGGGCAAGACAAATTAACATCTAAAATAAACCAATCTTACGATGGTGTAAATTGGGTTAATAATAGCAGATCAACATATAAATATAATTCTAATAATAATTTAACTGAAGATGCTTACTATAACTGGAATAGTATAAATGCTTCATGGGATCTAAGTGGAATAGACACCTATACTTATAATAGTCAAAATAAATTGGTTACAGATACTTATGAAAATATAGATTCTTCTACTGGAAATCCGGTTGATGGTTATAAAACAATCTATACCTATAATAGCAATAATCAAATTATAGAATCAATAGATCAAGAAAGAAAAAATAATAATTGGGTAAATGAATTTAGAAGTACTTTTACCTATACAAATAATAAAATTACAGGTTTATTATCTGAAGAATGGAATGGATCTTCTTGGGTGTTGGTTACAGAAGCAGCACAACAAGATGCTTCTTCTAGAATTGTTATAAATTATGGTTCAAATAATTTAGTTTCAGAATTTATCTATGAAGAGTGGAATGGAAGCTCTTGGGATTTAGATAGTAGAGATACTTACACATATAATGCAATAAACAAGCAAACACAAAATATTAGTCAAGATTGGAATGGTACTTCTTATGTAAATAATTATAAATCTGAATACACATATGATGGTAATGGTAATTTAATTTTAGAAAAAGATTTTGATTTTGATAATGGCACCTTTACAAGTAATTATGAAGAAAGTTATACTTTTGATACTAGTCAATTAATGAGCACAATAATAAATCCTTTTAAAGATAGAACTGGTTTTGCAGCTTTAACAGGAGAAGATACAAGGTTCGTAAATAAAATATTAACTTCTTCTACTGGAGCAAATGATAGAACAACTTATTATTACAATGGAGAAACTGCAAGTGTAGAAGATTTTGTAACACTAAATTTTAAAGCATATCCAAACCCTACAAGTGGTGTTTTTACAATTGATACCGCAAATTTTGAAGTAGAAAAAATAGATATATTTAATGTTTCAGGAAAGAAAGTTTTTTCTACAAACCAAAAACAAGTAGACATTACGTCTTTATCGAAAGGAGTTTATTTACTAAAATTAGAAACAACAGCAGGTAAATTTGTAAGTAAAAGAATTATAAAAAACTAA
- a CDS encoding acetate/propionate family kinase, translating into MNILVLNAGSSSLKYQVIEMPSQHVKCVGLVERIGMEDAVFTHEIDDKKHQEVLPILNHEVGLQKLAKTLLDKKIGVLNSVDEIKAVGHRVVHGGSKFSKTVVVTQEVKDSIRDLFDLAPLHNPANLTGIEIAETIFTSAKQIAIFDTSFHQTMPKEAYQYAISNKYLEENKIRAYGFHGTSHKYVSEKAIEYLGEEKSKNIITIHLGNGCSMSAIKNGKSVENSMGFAPMNGLIMGTRSGDIDQSVIFFLINKLNKSLEEVNNLLQKESGMQGLTGFSDLREISEKAEQGNEDCQNALNLAGYRIRKYIGSYTAILNGLDAIVFTAGIGENSAIMRKLACKNLNFLGIDLDESKNNVRSKEIREIQNSTSKVKVLVIPTNEEIEIAKQSYLLIK; encoded by the coding sequence ATGAATATTTTAGTTTTAAATGCAGGTTCTTCTTCTTTAAAATATCAAGTGATAGAAATGCCTTCTCAACATGTAAAATGTGTTGGTTTGGTAGAAAGAATTGGAATGGAAGATGCCGTTTTTACTCATGAAATTGATGATAAAAAACACCAAGAAGTTTTACCCATTTTAAATCATGAAGTTGGTTTACAAAAACTTGCTAAAACTTTATTAGACAAAAAAATTGGTGTTTTAAATTCTGTTGATGAAATAAAAGCGGTTGGACACAGAGTTGTTCATGGAGGAAGCAAATTCAGTAAAACTGTAGTTGTAACGCAAGAAGTAAAAGACAGTATTAGAGATTTATTCGATTTAGCACCTCTACATAATCCTGCAAATTTAACAGGAATAGAAATTGCGGAAACGATTTTTACATCCGCTAAACAAATTGCAATTTTCGATACTTCTTTTCATCAAACAATGCCAAAAGAAGCGTATCAATATGCAATTTCGAATAAATATTTAGAAGAAAACAAAATTAGAGCGTATGGTTTTCATGGCACAAGTCATAAATATGTTTCTGAAAAAGCGATTGAGTATTTAGGCGAAGAAAAATCAAAAAACATTATCACTATTCATTTAGGAAATGGTTGTAGCATGTCTGCAATTAAAAATGGAAAAAGCGTTGAAAATTCTATGGGTTTTGCGCCAATGAATGGCTTAATAATGGGAACTCGTTCTGGAGATATCGATCAATCTGTTATTTTCTTTTTGATAAATAAATTAAACAAATCTCTAGAAGAAGTAAATAATTTATTGCAAAAAGAATCTGGAATGCAAGGTTTAACTGGTTTTTCTGATTTACGTGAAATTTCTGAAAAAGCGGAACAAGGAAATGAAGATTGCCAAAACGCACTGAATTTAGCAGGTTATAGAATTCGTAAATACATTGGAAGTTATACTGCTATTTTAAACGGATTAGATGCCATTGTTTTTACAGCAGGAATTGGAGAAAACTCTGCAATAATGAGAAAATTAGCATGTAAAAATTTAAATTTTTTAGGAATTGATTTAGATGAAAGCAAAAATAATGTTCGTTCTAAAGAGATTCGAGAAATTCAAAATTCTACTTCAAAAGTAAAAGTTCTAGTAATTCCTACAAATGAAGAAATTGAGATTGCGAAACAATCGTATTTACTTATAAAGTAA
- the pta gene encoding phosphate acetyltransferase, whose protein sequence is MSKAIYIATVESDSGKSLISLGILRMMLTKSAKVGYFRPIINEINADGYDEHTNTAINFFNLEIDYKDCYAYTQSEVVELLSEGKEDEVIHHVIKKYKKLEANYDYVLVEGTDFSSGGSFTELDVNLMIAKNLNIPALIVGSGNGKKKKDFINTMQLSYNAFVQKEVDVIGIIANKIEEDEVDYIRQELIKSFPKKLQIDIIPKIDFLAFPTVKEVVKALNGRVLFGEQFLDNAIGSYSTGAMQLRNYLTRIKENALVITPGDRADIILGALQANASKNYPKIAGIILTGTLIPEESIIKLIEGVQSTVPIISVDGGTFNISNKIGSVKSKIYATHDKKILLSLDTFDKFVNAEGLTNILTSYQSDRMTPSMFQYNLLQKARIHKKHIVLPEGDDERIITAAARLQLLDIVDLTLLGDRNTIQLKCDQLGIQIDLDKLNILNPEDSIHNKDFANTLFEARKHKGLTETTAVDLTRDVSYYGTLMILNGLADGMVSGAVHTTMHTIKPALQLIKTKPGVSVVSSVFFMCLSDRVSVMGDCAVNPNPNAEQLSEIAISSAASAEAFGITAKVAMLSYSSGSSGKGEEVEKVRKATELAKAKKPDLKIEGPIQYDAAVDMSVAKTKMPDSEVAGQASVLIFPDLNTGNNTYKAIQRETGALAIGPMLQGLNKPVNDLSRGCTVDDIFNTVLLTAIQANQD, encoded by the coding sequence ATGAGTAAAGCCATATATATAGCCACAGTAGAATCCGATAGTGGTAAATCTTTAATATCATTAGGTATTTTAAGAATGATGTTAACAAAATCTGCGAAAGTGGGTTATTTTAGACCCATCATTAACGAGATAAATGCAGATGGTTATGACGAACATACCAATACTGCTATCAATTTTTTTAACCTAGAAATCGATTATAAAGATTGTTATGCCTACACACAAAGTGAAGTTGTAGAATTATTAAGTGAAGGGAAAGAAGATGAAGTAATTCATCATGTTATTAAAAAGTATAAAAAATTAGAAGCAAACTACGATTATGTTTTAGTTGAAGGAACCGATTTTTCTAGCGGTGGAAGTTTTACAGAATTAGATGTAAATTTAATGATTGCTAAAAATTTAAACATTCCTGCTTTAATTGTTGGTTCTGGAAATGGAAAAAAGAAGAAAGATTTCATTAATACAATGCAACTTTCTTACAATGCATTTGTTCAGAAAGAAGTGGATGTTATTGGTATTATTGCCAATAAAATTGAGGAAGATGAAGTAGATTATATTAGACAAGAACTCATTAAAAGTTTTCCAAAGAAACTTCAAATAGATATTATTCCGAAGATAGATTTTTTAGCATTTCCAACAGTTAAAGAAGTTGTAAAAGCATTAAATGGACGTGTTTTATTTGGAGAACAATTTTTAGACAATGCCATTGGTAGTTATAGCACTGGAGCCATGCAACTTCGAAACTACCTAACAAGAATTAAAGAAAATGCGTTGGTAATTACACCTGGAGACAGAGCAGATATTATTTTAGGTGCGTTGCAAGCAAACGCTTCTAAAAATTACCCTAAAATTGCAGGAATTATTTTAACAGGAACTTTAATTCCAGAAGAATCGATTATAAAATTGATTGAAGGTGTACAATCTACAGTGCCAATTATTTCTGTTGATGGAGGCACTTTTAATATTTCTAACAAAATTGGTAGCGTAAAATCTAAAATTTATGCAACTCATGATAAAAAAATATTATTATCATTAGACACGTTTGATAAATTTGTGAATGCAGAAGGTTTAACAAATATTTTGACTTCATATCAGTCAGATAGAATGACACCAAGCATGTTTCAATATAATTTATTGCAGAAAGCTAGAATTCATAAAAAACATATTGTGTTGCCAGAAGGAGATGATGAACGAATTATAACTGCTGCTGCACGTTTACAATTATTAGATATTGTAGATTTAACATTATTAGGAGACAGAAATACCATTCAATTAAAATGCGATCAGTTGGGAATTCAGATAGATTTAGACAAACTAAACATTCTAAATCCTGAAGATTCTATTCATAATAAAGATTTTGCAAACACACTTTTTGAGGCAAGAAAACACAAAGGTTTAACAGAGACAACTGCAGTAGATTTAACCAGAGATGTTTCTTATTATGGAACTTTAATGATTCTAAATGGTTTGGCAGATGGAATGGTTTCTGGAGCTGTTCACACAACAATGCACACCATAAAACCTGCACTGCAATTAATAAAAACCAAACCTGGAGTTTCTGTAGTTTCATCCGTATTTTTTATGTGTTTGTCCGACAGAGTTTCTGTAATGGGCGATTGTGCTGTAAATCCGAATCCGAATGCAGAACAACTTTCTGAAATCGCTATTTCTTCAGCAGCTTCTGCAGAAGCCTTTGGTATTACTGCAAAAGTAGCAATGTTATCTTATTCTTCTGGAAGTTCTGGAAAAGGTGAAGAAGTAGAAAAAGTGAGAAAAGCAACTGAATTGGCAAAAGCTAAAAAACCTGATTTAAAAATTGAAGGTCCAATACAATATGATGCAGCTGTAGATATGTCTGTCGCAAAAACAAAAATGCCAGATTCTGAAGTTGCAGGACAAGCTTCTGTATTAATTTTCCCAGATTTGAATACTGGAAACAATACTTATAAAGCTATTCAAAGAGAAACTGGTGCTTTGGCAATTGGCCCAATGTTGCAAGGTTTAAATAAACCTGTAAACGATTTAAGTAGAGGCTGTACAGTAGACGATATTTTTAACACGGTTTTATTAACTGCGATTCAAGCAAATCAAGATTAA
- a CDS encoding acyl-CoA carboxylase subunit beta translates to MDLNFNKNEDYNKLLASDLKRRFAKVKLGGGQKRIDKQHEKGKMTARERVDYLLDSKSKSIEIGAFAGEDMYAEHGGCPSGGVVVKIGYIKGKQCIVVANDATVKAGAWFPITGKKNLRAQEISIENRLPIIYLVDSAGVYLPMQDEIFPDKEHFGRIFRNNAVMSSMGITQISAVMGSCVAGGAYLPIMSDEALIVDKTASIFLAGSYLVKAAIGESIDNETLGGATTHCEISGVTDYKAKDDKDALDKIKFIVDKIGDYDKAGFSKTESFPPKEKEDDIFGILPRERNAQYDMLEIIKRLVDNSEFEQYKEGYGQTILTGYARIDGWAVGIVANQRKLVKTKKGEMQFGGVIYNDSADKATRFIANCNQKKIPLVFLQDVTGFMVGSKSEHGGIIKDGAKMVNAVSNSVVPKFTIVIGNSYGAGNYAMCGKAYDPRLIVAWPSAELAVMSGNSAAKVLLQIEKASLKKRGEEITPEKEAELFNKIKKRYDNQVSPYYAAARIWTDAVINPLDTRTWISMGIEAANHAPIEKKFNMGVLQV, encoded by the coding sequence ATGGATCTCAACTTCAATAAAAACGAAGATTATAATAAGCTTTTAGCATCAGATTTAAAAAGACGTTTCGCCAAAGTAAAATTAGGTGGTGGTCAAAAAAGAATCGACAAACAACACGAAAAAGGTAAAATGACAGCTCGTGAAAGAGTAGATTATTTATTAGATTCCAAATCTAAATCTATTGAAATTGGTGCTTTCGCAGGTGAAGATATGTATGCAGAACATGGTGGTTGTCCTTCTGGAGGCGTGGTTGTAAAAATTGGCTACATTAAAGGAAAACAATGTATTGTTGTTGCAAATGATGCTACTGTAAAAGCGGGTGCTTGGTTTCCTATTACAGGAAAAAAGAATTTACGTGCACAAGAAATATCTATAGAAAACAGATTACCAATTATTTATTTAGTGGATTCTGCTGGAGTTTATCTACCAATGCAAGACGAAATTTTTCCTGATAAAGAACATTTTGGACGAATTTTTAGAAATAATGCAGTAATGAGTAGCATGGGAATTACACAAATTTCTGCAGTTATGGGAAGTTGTGTTGCTGGTGGCGCGTATTTACCAATTATGAGTGATGAAGCACTAATTGTAGATAAAACTGCAAGTATTTTCTTGGCTGGAAGTTATTTGGTAAAAGCTGCAATTGGAGAATCTATTGATAATGAAACTTTAGGTGGAGCAACTACACATTGCGAAATTTCTGGTGTTACAGATTACAAAGCAAAAGATGATAAAGATGCGTTGGATAAAATAAAATTTATTGTTGATAAAATTGGTGATTATGACAAAGCTGGTTTTAGCAAAACAGAATCTTTTCCACCAAAAGAAAAAGAAGATGATATTTTTGGAATTTTACCAAGAGAAAGAAACGCACAGTATGATATGTTAGAAATCATTAAGCGTTTGGTTGATAATTCGGAATTTGAGCAATACAAAGAAGGTTATGGACAAACCATTCTAACAGGTTATGCAAGAATTGATGGTTGGGCAGTTGGAATTGTCGCCAATCAAAGAAAATTGGTAAAAACCAAAAAAGGAGAAATGCAATTTGGAGGTGTAATTTATAACGATTCTGCTGATAAAGCTACACGTTTTATTGCCAATTGTAATCAAAAAAAAATTCCGTTAGTTTTCTTACAAGATGTTACAGGTTTTATGGTGGGTTCTAAATCGGAACATGGAGGCATTATAAAAGATGGCGCAAAAATGGTAAACGCAGTAAGTAATTCTGTGGTACCAAAATTTACCATCGTTATTGGAAATTCTTATGGTGCAGGAAATTATGCTATGTGTGGTAAAGCATATGATCCAAGATTAATTGTTGCTTGGCCAAGTGCAGAATTAGCAGTTATGAGTGGTAATTCTGCAGCAAAAGTTTTACTTCAAATTGAAAAAGCTTCACTAAAAAAACGTGGAGAAGAAATTACTCCTGAAAAAGAAGCTGAATTATTCAATAAAATAAAAAAGCGTTACGATAATCAAGTTTCGCCTTATTATGCCGCTGCAAGAATTTGGACAGATGCAGTAATAAATCCACTGGATACTAGAACTTGGATTTCTATGGGAATTGAGGCTGCAAACCATGCTCCTATAGAAAAGAAGTTTAACATGGGTGTTTTACAGGTTTAA
- a CDS encoding microtubule-binding protein, which yields MADDFDLLETNSTQKTEKVDVNWGKAIDTMKSKLSQEEDPEKRQKILNATLDDVVDMAKQDRSTLLDAIKDLTDYQDEVGIKFEGFSALNAEEQKVIDDAQKALERARIELEDAKNKPDTWWNNLWGRKSKIKKEEAEFAQAEKTRAGADNKAKALFQTRIESADIQTLLGELSFKSQAAVTRLKNREVEIKEVEEKLKTAIVEASKNHTKALEKKKEVEDKLEEQYALLKQARQELDEIADKQSTAYSEAIGKVTTIEQKVEELEGLKNAYTTLAASKDSFVHKHNLTIKVLTSLRSNLQTHRAKLKSDTEERLKYYDGYIVALKARTDQEFAAILEHLGVKTDEHIGETLASMHSASARARQDMMENIPVHEKVMKGVYSTYAEALHEIREKDVDIQKNFADRYGIDMKEIFEDYYKADANAPSGNDDEPAAAPKKESSNDDLLS from the coding sequence ATGGCTGATGACTTTGACTTATTAGAAACAAACTCTACTCAAAAAACTGAAAAAGTAGATGTTAATTGGGGAAAAGCTATTGATACAATGAAATCTAAATTGTCTCAAGAAGAAGATCCAGAAAAGCGTCAAAAAATATTAAATGCAACGTTAGATGATGTTGTAGATATGGCAAAACAAGACAGAAGTACATTGTTAGATGCTATTAAAGATTTAACCGATTATCAAGATGAAGTTGGTATTAAATTCGAAGGTTTTTCAGCTTTAAATGCAGAAGAACAAAAGGTTATTGACGATGCACAAAAAGCATTAGAAAGAGCAAGAATCGAATTAGAAGACGCAAAAAACAAACCAGATACTTGGTGGAATAATTTGTGGGGAAGAAAATCGAAGATTAAAAAAGAAGAAGCAGAATTTGCACAAGCAGAAAAAACAAGGGCAGGCGCAGATAATAAAGCAAAAGCATTGTTTCAAACAAGAATAGAAAGTGCAGATATTCAAACTTTATTGGGCGAACTTTCTTTTAAATCTCAAGCAGCTGTTACACGTTTAAAAAACAGAGAAGTAGAGATTAAAGAGGTAGAAGAAAAACTAAAAACGGCGATTGTAGAAGCTTCAAAAAATCATACAAAAGCATTAGAGAAGAAGAAAGAAGTAGAAGATAAATTAGAAGAGCAATATGCATTGTTAAAACAAGCGCGCCAAGAATTAGATGAAATTGCAGACAAGCAATCCACAGCGTATTCAGAAGCAATAGGAAAAGTAACAACAATTGAGCAAAAAGTGGAAGAATTAGAAGGATTGAAAAATGCCTACACAACTTTGGCTGCTTCTAAAGATAGTTTTGTGCACAAACACAATTTAACGATAAAAGTATTAACTTCTTTACGTTCTAATTTACAAACGCATAGAGCAAAATTAAAGAGTGATACTGAAGAAAGACTAAAATATTACGATGGTTATATTGTTGCGTTAAAAGCAAGAACCGACCAAGAATTTGCTGCTATTTTAGAGCATTTAGGTGTAAAAACGGACGAACATATTGGAGAAACGTTGGCTTCTATGCATTCTGCGAGTGCAAGAGCAAGACAAGATATGATGGAGAATATTCCAGTTCACGAAAAGGTTATGAAAGGTGTTTATAGCACGTATGCAGAGGCTTTACACGAGATACGTGAGAAAGACGTGGACATTCAAAAGAACTTTGCAGACAGATATGGAATCGATATGAAAGAGATTTTCGAGGACTATTACAAAGCAGATGCAAACGCGCCTTCTGGAAATGATGACGAACCTGCTGCAGCTCCAAAAAAGGAATCTTCTAACGACGATTTATTGTCTTAA